A window of the Elusimicrobiota bacterium genome harbors these coding sequences:
- a CDS encoding transporter substrate-binding domain-containing protein, with protein MKNRTALLTKSILAAVLLTFVSAAFVSARDTISIIKERKKLIVGLEAEYPPFEFKNDKGELVGFDVDVAKKIAERLGVEIEIKEYKWDQLLFALKWQEIDMVISGMTRTLERAMVVNFSDAYFETGQVVMLSPRKKAVSDWRELNNESVKIAVCKDTTGEITAKNKLPNASLIQYLGEAQASTELIANRVDAFVFDKPYADDLVVKYPQLRILPDQLSYELYCFAIDEGDLHYLLWLNYFLDEIRLTGEYEEIYNYWFVEKRWKK; from the coding sequence ATGAAAAACAGAACGGCGTTGTTAACAAAAAGCATACTGGCAGCTGTACTTCTTACTTTTGTCAGCGCAGCATTTGTGTCTGCGCGGGATACTATCAGCATAATAAAGGAACGCAAAAAACTTATTGTCGGGCTTGAAGCTGAATACCCGCCGTTTGAGTTCAAAAATGACAAGGGCGAGCTTGTCGGGTTTGATGTTGATGTAGCCAAAAAAATTGCGGAACGTTTGGGTGTGGAAATTGAAATAAAAGAATATAAATGGGATCAGCTGCTATTCGCGTTAAAATGGCAGGAAATTGATATGGTTATTTCCGGGATGACAAGGACATTGGAACGCGCAATGGTAGTTAATTTTAGTGACGCGTATTTTGAAACCGGGCAGGTGGTTATGTTGTCTCCACGGAAAAAAGCGGTATCTGACTGGCGTGAATTAAACAATGAAAGTGTAAAAATTGCGGTATGCAAAGACACAACCGGTGAAATTACTGCTAAGAATAAGTTACCGAATGCGTCGTTGATACAGTATCTTGGTGAGGCACAGGCGTCAACTGAACTTATAGCAAACCGTGTAGACGCGTTTGTGTTTGATAAGCCTTATGCAGACGATTTGGTTGTTAAGTACCCGCAGTTGCGTATACTGCCGGACCAGTTGTCTTATGAATTGTACTGTTTTGCAATTGACGAAGGTGATCTCCACTACCTTTTATGGCTGAATTATTTTCTGGATGAGATACGCTTAACCGGAGAATATGAGGAAATTTATAATTACTGGTTTGTTGAGAAGCGTTGGAAGAAATAA